A genomic segment from Flexistipes sp. encodes:
- the recJ gene encoding single-stranded-DNA-specific exonuclease RecJ, whose product MEKACEVSYDKSPKYRWVYKKPDESLLRELKFSCSVSRPVAEILIRRGIFDKNSVNSFFDTPLRNLLNPFLMKGIQEAVERISVALDKKEKICIYGDYDVDGVSSTALVYLFFNDIGIKSEYYVPNRLHEGYSLNCKAIDSIKESGCSLIITVDCGITSVDEIAYAKSKGIDVIVTDHHQPAEKLPEDAYAIIDPYQSGDSYPFKDLAGVGVAYKLIMALKFYLQKHRPEKVLPNLREYLDIVALGTIADVVPLIGENRIFVKHGLKILALPGCRVGLEELKKVTGLTGSKINAVHVGYVLAPRINAVGRLGSCDRGVKLLIETNRDNARWLAEELEMENKYRQGIERKILRQSYEKVERFSLHKKYKGLVLYSEEWHPGVISTIASRVMEKYFRPTIIVTIENGVGKGSARSIPAFNLYDGLKSMSDLLMTFGGHKYAAGIKVESFNIKKLQKEFHKIIISELDDNDFIPELKIDTHVDADEINVNLVKMLHKMRPFGPGNPEPVFCMTKVKKYQPFSFIGRERKHLKGFIEKNGRFFEIIGYNFRDYQEYLSDCDTFDILFVPEFNFWAGENSVQLKIKDIKRSE is encoded by the coding sequence ATGGAGAAAGCTTGTGAAGTAAGCTACGACAAAAGTCCAAAATACCGTTGGGTCTACAAAAAACCGGATGAAAGTTTGTTAAGAGAACTCAAATTCAGTTGTTCTGTAAGTAGGCCGGTGGCTGAAATTTTGATTCGTCGTGGCATATTTGATAAAAACAGTGTTAATTCTTTTTTCGACACACCTTTGAGGAATCTTTTAAATCCTTTTTTAATGAAGGGAATTCAGGAGGCTGTAGAGCGTATATCTGTAGCTTTAGACAAAAAAGAAAAGATTTGCATCTACGGTGATTACGATGTTGACGGTGTATCTTCAACAGCTTTGGTATATCTTTTTTTTAATGATATCGGGATTAAATCGGAATATTATGTGCCGAACCGGCTCCATGAGGGGTACAGCCTCAATTGTAAAGCAATTGACAGTATAAAAGAATCGGGATGTTCCCTGATCATTACAGTGGACTGCGGTATTACATCTGTTGATGAGATTGCATATGCCAAATCCAAAGGTATTGATGTTATAGTTACCGATCATCATCAGCCGGCCGAAAAGCTTCCTGAAGATGCGTATGCTATTATCGACCCTTATCAGTCGGGTGATTCTTATCCTTTTAAAGATTTGGCCGGTGTAGGTGTTGCCTACAAGCTGATTATGGCTCTCAAGTTTTATCTCCAAAAGCACCGTCCTGAGAAAGTGCTGCCCAATTTGCGCGAATACCTTGATATTGTGGCGCTGGGAACGATTGCCGATGTAGTGCCTTTGATCGGTGAAAATAGAATTTTTGTGAAGCACGGTTTGAAAATTTTGGCGCTTCCCGGATGCAGAGTAGGCCTTGAAGAGCTGAAAAAGGTTACAGGACTTACAGGCTCAAAAATTAATGCTGTTCATGTGGGATATGTTCTTGCACCAAGGATCAATGCCGTCGGAAGGCTGGGAAGCTGCGACAGGGGTGTTAAGCTTCTCATAGAGACAAACAGAGACAATGCCAGATGGCTTGCTGAAGAGCTTGAGATGGAAAATAAATACAGGCAGGGAATTGAGCGGAAAATTTTGCGCCAATCCTATGAAAAAGTAGAACGTTTTTCCCTGCATAAAAAATACAAAGGTCTTGTTCTGTATTCAGAGGAGTGGCATCCGGGGGTTATCAGTACAATAGCTTCAAGGGTTATGGAAAAGTATTTCCGGCCCACAATAATCGTAACAATTGAAAACGGTGTCGGCAAGGGCTCTGCAAGAAGTATTCCCGCATTCAACCTGTACGACGGTTTGAAAAGTATGTCCGATTTGCTGATGACTTTCGGAGGGCATAAATATGCAGCCGGAATCAAAGTGGAGTCTTTTAACATAAAAAAACTGCAAAAGGAATTTCACAAAATAATTATTTCTGAACTCGATGATAATGATTTTATACCTGAATTAAAAATAGATACACATGTGGATGCTGATGAAATTAACGTAAACCTGGTTAAAATGCTGCATAAAATGAGACCATTCGGTCCCGGAAACCCGGAGCCCGTTTTCTGTATGACTAAAGTAAAGAAGTACCAACCCTTTTCTTTTATCGGCAGGGAAAGGAAACACCTGAAAGGTTTTATAGAAAAAAACGGCAGGTTTTTTGAGATTATAGGTTATAATTTTAGAGATTATCAGGAATATCTGAGTGACTGCGATACTTTTGACATTTTATTTGTTCCGGAATTTAATTTTTGGGCGGGTGAAAATAGTGTGCAGTTGAAAATTAAAGATATCAAGAGGAGTGAATGA
- the thiF gene encoding sulfur carrier protein ThiS adenylyltransferase ThiF translates to MINITVNEKKLRFEDGKTLLEVKEAVKPDADVIIINGFQTTENIEINDGDSIALIKKGEIPSREEMEFLMAARHTPGIHTVLKKSSAAVAGLGGLGSNIAINLARMGVGRLKIIDFDVVEPSNLNRQQYFIHQIGKNKVDALLETLQQINPYLEYECENIYITEDKVEEIFLDYQVVLEAFDKAENKAMLIGKFMRVFPEKCIVGASGVAGIYDTRSMGVRQLGQNAYIVGDLENEAKPGRGLMSTRVAVAAGIQSNLAVRYLTGDL, encoded by the coding sequence TTGATTAATATTACTGTAAATGAAAAAAAGTTACGGTTTGAGGATGGGAAAACGCTGCTTGAGGTAAAAGAAGCAGTAAAGCCGGATGCAGATGTTATTATAATTAACGGTTTTCAAACGACCGAGAATATAGAGATAAATGACGGAGACAGCATCGCCCTAATAAAAAAGGGCGAAATCCCTTCCCGGGAGGAAATGGAATTTTTGATGGCAGCCAGACATACTCCGGGCATCCACACTGTGCTGAAAAAATCTTCCGCCGCTGTAGCCGGCCTGGGAGGGCTGGGGTCAAATATCGCCATTAACCTTGCCAGAATGGGAGTGGGCAGACTTAAAATAATCGATTTCGATGTGGTGGAACCATCAAACCTGAACAGGCAACAGTACTTTATACATCAGATTGGCAAAAATAAGGTCGATGCCCTCTTAGAAACACTCCAGCAGATCAATCCGTATCTTGAATATGAGTGCGAGAATATCTATATTACCGAAGATAAGGTGGAAGAAATTTTTTTGGATTACCAGGTGGTTCTGGAGGCATTTGACAAAGCTGAAAATAAGGCAATGTTAATCGGTAAGTTTATGCGTGTTTTTCCTGAAAAATGTATAGTCGGCGCTTCCGGGGTGGCCGGTATCTATGATACAAGAAGTATGGGGGTAAGGCAGTTAGGGCAAAACGCATATATCGTGGGAGATCTGGAAAATGAAGCAAAGCCGGGGAGAGGGCTGATGTCCACGAGAGTTGCAGTTGCGGCAGGCATTCAGTCCAATCTCGCAGTAAGATATTTAACGGGTGATTTATGA
- a CDS encoding ComEC/Rec2 family competence protein, which yields MFDTNASYVYETTAGTYFSDVELEPGDVIAGKFVRKMTKYGINIYSSGNKYRFRLPLVSDLLYSRKNLSEKLYYSSGLKAGLTNALVMGDKNFLSDTLVDKFTVTGLNHLLAISGLHVGIILGGILWLLSFLHIKLRFLISLPFLILLVPFTGFKITVIRAVLFALIVMTAYFFDVKTELRKMILFAAGIFMLIDPEITNDISFLLSFSAVFGIVYFLRNRKEDADRGRFSWFTEPVKVGVAATVFTSPFILYYFGNFNYMSVLNTIVMLPFISVLIILGLGYLVSPAVLINPLVVFENLTKDVLDLLYKWTYSFFVLNKIDYNIFVTVILLMLLVVLLKRRILLLFVLLLPLIPQKSPDGIYIPKMIRSKGFINIDGNRKEIFYKGWYSDFKYSFLPLAAELSLENFESGDINIYDGKNMYIKIQNKTKKFSNICVNKVSPGCRYIFKTRSNTVNKKDYLKKHTYLIYKNDLEKGNIIQLSRYKDTIKVFKGGVVLID from the coding sequence ATGTTTGATACAAATGCAAGCTATGTCTATGAAACAACTGCCGGCACATATTTCAGTGATGTGGAATTGGAGCCCGGTGACGTTATAGCAGGGAAATTTGTCCGAAAGATGACGAAATACGGAATTAATATTTACAGCAGCGGAAATAAATACAGGTTCAGGCTGCCGCTTGTTTCAGACCTGCTGTATTCGAGGAAAAATTTATCCGAAAAACTTTATTATTCATCTGGTCTTAAGGCAGGACTGACGAATGCCCTTGTAATGGGAGACAAAAATTTTCTGTCGGATACTTTGGTGGATAAGTTTACTGTTACCGGTCTAAACCACCTGCTTGCAATATCAGGGCTTCATGTTGGAATAATTCTCGGTGGAATCTTATGGCTGTTATCTTTTCTGCATATAAAACTTCGCTTTCTGATATCGCTGCCTTTTTTGATATTACTTGTGCCGTTTACAGGCTTTAAAATTACCGTAATCAGAGCAGTACTTTTTGCGCTCATTGTGATGACCGCTTATTTTTTTGATGTGAAAACAGAACTGAGAAAAATGATACTGTTTGCTGCCGGTATTTTTATGCTTATTGATCCTGAGATAACAAATGATATCTCTTTCCTTCTTTCCTTTTCTGCCGTTTTCGGTATTGTTTATTTTCTCCGCAATAGAAAAGAGGATGCAGATCGGGGCAGATTCTCCTGGTTCACAGAGCCGGTGAAGGTGGGGGTAGCGGCCACTGTGTTTACCTCGCCTTTTATTCTTTACTATTTTGGCAATTTTAATTATATGAGCGTATTAAATACGATAGTGATGCTCCCCTTTATTTCAGTGTTGATTATATTGGGACTTGGTTATCTTGTAAGTCCGGCAGTTCTGATTAATCCGTTAGTTGTTTTTGAGAATCTCACTAAGGATGTTTTAGATTTACTGTACAAATGGACATATTCTTTCTTTGTTTTGAACAAAATCGACTATAATATCTTTGTAACGGTTATTTTACTGATGCTTTTAGTTGTACTTTTAAAGCGTAGAATTTTACTTTTGTTTGTTCTGCTGCTTCCGCTGATTCCCCAAAAAAGCCCCGATGGCATTTATATACCTAAAATGATCAGGTCGAAAGGATTTATCAATATTGACGGCAATAGAAAAGAAATTTTTTACAAAGGGTGGTATTCCGATTTCAAGTATAGCTTTTTACCTTTGGCGGCTGAACTTTCTTTGGAAAACTTTGAATCCGGAGATATAAATATTTATGACGGAAAAAACATGTATATAAAAATTCAAAACAAGACGAAAAAATTTTCAAATATATGTGTAAACAAAGTATCTCCGGGGTGCAGATATATTTTTAAAACAAGATCAAATACAGTGAATAAAAAAGATTATTTAAAAAAACATACTTATCTGATATATAAAAATGATCTGGAAAAAGGCAATATAATACAACTCAGCAGGTACAAAGATACTATAAAAGTTTTTAAAGGAGGCGTAGTTCTAATTGATTAA
- a CDS encoding RelA/SpoT family protein: MSSQKLVRLMDIQDILKKNGISDLEKLHKAYVYAAQKHRGQQRKSGEPYLSHPLNVAYILAEMNMDLDTVIGGILHDTLEDTDATYEELSEMFGEDIAFIVDGVSKIGKIKFKSSEEKQAENFRKMLISMSKDVRVIVIKLADRLHNMRTIDHLDEEKRKRVAKETLEIYAPLAHRLGIAWIKWEMEDMCFRVLNPEMYYDIYNKVKLKRSERESYLNEIVSILKSHMKEEKIDAEIFGRPKHFYSIYNKMVKKKSSFNEIYDLLALRILVNSVPECYAVLGLIHSLWKPIQGRFKDYIAMPKSNMYQSLHTTVIGPKGMTVEFQIRTHRMNRIAEEGIAAHWKYKEGKPFDPKEDKSFIWLRQLLDQKELKRPQDLVDALKEDILPAQIYLFTPAGDVVELPRGSTPIDFAYNIHSEIGNTCVGAKVNGRMVPLRYKLRSGEKVEVLTSSNQEPRRDWLNFVKTNRAKTRIRSFLRKKEQDRAIQIGHDLLEKEFKNNDLKLKDIVSNSKDLEKILNKFNLTDEEDIYKNIGFGRLSAKQVLHLFVAADEKEEDVVSKPSPKKGEPFKIEGVDNVMVKVAKCCNPLPGDDVKGYVSRGRGVIVHKADCKNLENMALDDDRVIDVVWDSSQKYKMVVRLYTVTEDRPGMINELTTIMNNLGVNIVEMSAKSSGDTKAKQSYHIEVSSKDQLQKVKDKIKSIKGVYSVVTR, encoded by the coding sequence ATGAGCAGTCAGAAGCTTGTCCGCCTGATGGATATTCAGGATATTTTAAAGAAAAACGGTATCAGCGATCTTGAAAAGCTGCATAAAGCTTATGTATATGCTGCACAGAAACATCGCGGACAGCAGCGTAAAAGCGGCGAACCTTATCTCTCACACCCCCTTAATGTAGCCTATATCCTGGCGGAAATGAATATGGATTTGGATACAGTAATAGGCGGAATTCTGCATGACACCCTGGAGGATACCGACGCCACTTATGAAGAACTTTCTGAAATGTTTGGCGAGGATATTGCTTTTATTGTGGATGGTGTCTCCAAGATAGGAAAGATTAAATTCAAATCTTCTGAAGAAAAACAGGCTGAAAATTTTCGAAAGATGCTTATTTCAATGTCCAAAGATGTAAGGGTTATTGTTATTAAGCTTGCCGACAGGCTGCATAATATGCGGACAATTGACCATCTGGATGAGGAAAAGCGAAAGAGGGTGGCAAAAGAAACGCTTGAAATTTATGCCCCTCTTGCCCACAGGCTGGGTATTGCCTGGATTAAATGGGAAATGGAAGATATGTGCTTCAGGGTGTTGAACCCTGAAATGTATTACGACATATACAATAAGGTTAAATTAAAAAGAAGCGAGCGGGAGAGTTATCTTAACGAGATAGTCTCAATTCTTAAATCCCACATGAAAGAAGAAAAGATAGATGCGGAAATTTTTGGCAGACCGAAACATTTCTACAGTATTTACAATAAGATGGTGAAAAAGAAGTCATCCTTTAATGAAATTTATGATCTTCTTGCATTGCGTATTCTGGTGAACTCTGTTCCTGAATGCTATGCTGTTCTCGGTCTGATACATTCACTTTGGAAGCCAATACAGGGAAGGTTTAAGGACTATATAGCAATGCCAAAATCCAACATGTATCAGTCGCTTCATACTACGGTAATAGGGCCGAAAGGGATGACGGTTGAATTCCAGATACGTACCCACAGGATGAACAGAATTGCCGAAGAGGGGATTGCTGCCCACTGGAAGTATAAGGAAGGCAAGCCTTTCGATCCCAAGGAAGACAAGTCTTTCATTTGGCTCAGACAGCTGCTGGATCAAAAAGAGCTGAAAAGACCCCAGGATCTTGTGGATGCGTTGAAAGAGGATATTCTTCCTGCTCAGATATATCTGTTCACTCCGGCCGGTGATGTTGTTGAACTGCCCAGAGGTTCAACACCGATTGACTTTGCCTACAATATACATTCGGAAATTGGCAATACGTGCGTTGGAGCCAAGGTGAACGGAAGAATGGTGCCCCTGCGCTATAAGCTTAGGAGCGGGGAGAAGGTTGAAGTTCTCACTTCATCCAATCAGGAGCCCCGGAGGGACTGGCTTAATTTTGTGAAAACAAACAGAGCAAAGACCCGGATTCGCAGTTTTTTGAGGAAAAAAGAACAGGATCGTGCAATACAGATCGGGCATGACCTTCTGGAGAAAGAGTTTAAAAATAATGACCTGAAGCTGAAAGATATTGTGTCAAATTCGAAGGATCTTGAAAAAATACTGAATAAATTTAATCTCACTGATGAAGAAGATATTTATAAAAATATCGGGTTCGGGCGCCTTTCAGCCAAACAGGTACTTCATCTGTTTGTGGCGGCTGATGAAAAGGAAGAAGATGTTGTCTCGAAGCCTTCGCCTAAAAAAGGCGAACCTTTTAAGATAGAGGGCGTGGACAATGTTATGGTTAAGGTTGCAAAATGCTGTAATCCTTTGCCCGGAGATGATGTGAAAGGGTATGTGAGCCGCGGCAGGGGAGTAATTGTGCATAAAGCCGATTGTAAAAATCTCGAAAATATGGCTTTGGATGATGACAGGGTTATCGATGTTGTCTGGGACAGTTCCCAGAAATATAAGATGGTCGTCAGACTTTATACGGTCACTGAGGACAGACCCGGTATGATTAATGAGCTTACCACCATTATGAATAACCTTGGTGTGAATATTGTGGAGATGTCAGCAAAATCCAGCGGTGATACAAAAGCAAAACAGAGCTATCATATAGAGGTTTCAAGTAAAGATCAGCTGCAGAAAGTGAAGGATAAAATTAAATCCATTAAGGGTGTGTACAGCGTAGTAACAAGATAA
- the mobB gene encoding molybdopterin-guanine dinucleotide biosynthesis protein B has product MEKYIPVISFVGSSGSGKTTFLEQIIPVFIDKGYRIGAIKHDAHKFEIDKPGKDSYRLKQAGAEIVCISSAEKLALIQSCDNEYSVEELILKFFGNVDLVLTEGYKKSDLPKFEIYRSANNKPPLNFTNKELIGVVSDDKPDVDVRVFSFAEKDEVVSHILAIAAETSPEVVITGVEEKYQGPLKEYLTALATLTNVNKIKVKIDME; this is encoded by the coding sequence ATGGAAAAATATATACCCGTTATCTCCTTCGTTGGTTCATCCGGAAGCGGAAAAACCACATTCCTGGAGCAAATTATTCCTGTTTTTATTGACAAAGGATATAGAATCGGCGCAATTAAGCATGACGCTCATAAGTTTGAAATAGACAAACCGGGAAAAGATTCCTACAGACTAAAGCAGGCGGGAGCAGAAATTGTCTGTATCTCTTCTGCTGAAAAACTTGCCCTGATACAGTCTTGTGATAATGAGTACAGTGTTGAAGAGCTTATTCTTAAATTTTTCGGCAATGTTGACCTGGTACTTACAGAAGGCTACAAAAAAAGTGATTTGCCCAAATTTGAAATTTATCGGAGTGCAAATAACAAACCGCCGTTGAATTTCACAAACAAAGAACTCATCGGAGTAGTGTCCGATGATAAACCGGATGTGGATGTCCGGGTATTTAGCTTTGCAGAAAAAGATGAAGTGGTTAGCCATATTCTGGCCATCGCAGCTGAAACCAGCCCTGAGGTTGTTATCACAGGGGTTGAGGAAAAATATCAAGGGCCGCTAAAAGAGTATTTGACAGCTCTGGCAACTCTTACTAACGTTAATAAAATAAAAGTAAAAATAGATATGGAATAG
- the thiS gene encoding sulfur carrier protein ThiS: MNIIVNGKKREVAESLTVKELLKQFDIKPDSVVVELNRDIIGQEQFGITKVKENDQLEIVHFVGGG, translated from the coding sequence ATGAATATTATTGTGAACGGCAAAAAAAGGGAAGTAGCAGAATCTCTAACTGTGAAAGAATTGCTTAAGCAATTCGATATAAAACCTGACAGCGTTGTTGTCGAACTTAACCGTGATATTATTGGGCAGGAACAGTTTGGGATAACGAAGGTAAAAGAAAACGACCAGTTAGAAATTGTCCATTTTGTTGGAGGCGGTTAG